The Budorcas taxicolor isolate Tak-1 chromosome 18, Takin1.1, whole genome shotgun sequence genome window below encodes:
- the CMTR2 gene encoding cap-specific mRNA (nucleoside-2'-O-)-methyltransferase 2: MSKCRKQPLGSSPETFSPDVPTDIIELFAKNFFYGKPLNNEWQLPDPSEIFTCDHTEFSAFLDLKNSLNEVKNLLSDKKLDEWHEHTAFTNKAGKIISHVRKSVNAELCTQAWCKFHEILCSFPLIPQEAFQNRKLNSLHLCEAPGAFIASLNHYLKSHRFPCDWNWVANTLNPYHEANDNLTMIMDDRLIANTLHCWYFGPDNTGDIMTLKYLTGLQNFINSMGTIHLITADGSFDCQGNPGEQEALVSCLHYCEAVTALMTLGNGGSFVLKMFTLFEHCSINLMYLLNCSFDQVHVFKPATSKAGNSEVYVVCLYYKGRETIYPLLSKMVLNFGSEMTKKALFPHHMIPESFLRKHEECCMFFHKYQLETISENIRLFECMGKGEQAKLNSLRDYAVQYFMQKFQLKPLSRNNWLVKKSNIGCSTNTKWFGHRNRYFKTYNERKMLETLSWKDKVAKGYFNSWAEDHATYHPGQSSLLEGTAFNLECHLWQVLQGKKLPKVKCSPFCDGEILKALNEAVEKSLGGALNFDLKFRPKQQHCCSCHVFSEELIFSELFSLTKCLQDHQDEEPSTQIKCLLVGFPALHNIKMHIPLEVRLLESAALMTFSCSLLHDGDPTYQQLFLDCVLHSLQQLHTGDVMILPILSCFTRFMAGLIFVLHSCFRLITFSCPISSEPLKTCAVLLCVGYQDLPNPVFQYLQNVSELLRDLVNTEAPQQVLQFVPMEVLLKGALLDFLWDLNAAIAKRYLHLIIQEEREEIIGSLQL; this comes from the coding sequence ATGAGTAAGTGCAGAAAGCAACcactgggttcaagtcctgagACATTCAGCCCAGATGTTCCTACTGACATTATTGAACTCTTTGCCAAGAACTTTTTTTATGGCAAACCACTTAATAATGAGTGGCAGTTACCAGATCCCAGTGAGATTTTCACCTGTGACCACACGGAATTCAGTGCATTCCTTGATTTGAAGAACTCCTTAAATGAAGTGAAAAACCTACTGAGTGATAAGAAATTGGATGAGTGGCATGAGCATACGGCTTTCACTAACAAAGCTGGGAAAATAATTTCTCATGTGAGAAAATCTGTAAATGCTGAACTTTGTACTCAGGCATGGTGTAAGTTTCATGAAATTTTGTGCAGCTTTCCACTTATTCCACAGGAAGCTTTTCAGAATAGAAAACTGAATTCTCTACACCTTTGTGAAGCTCCTGGAGCTTTTATAGCTAGTCTCAATCACTACTTAAAATCCCATCGATTCCCCTGTGATTGGAATTGGGTAGCTAATACTCTGAATCCTTACCATGAGGCAAATGACAATCTTACGATGATTATGGATGACCGACTTATTGCAAATACCTTGCATTGCTGGTACTTTGGTCCAGATAACACTGGTGATATCATGACCTTGAAATATCTGACTGGACTTCAGAATTTCATAAACAGTATGGGTACCATTCACttgatcactgcagatggaagTTTTGATTGCCAAGGAAACCCAGGTGAACAAGAAGCTTTAGTCTCTTGTTTGCATTACTGTGAAGCTGTCACTGCTCTGATGACTCTTGGAAATGGTGGCTCTTTTGTTCTGAAGATGTTTACTTTGTTTGAACATTGTTCCATAAATCTTATGTACCTACTAAACTGTTCTTTTGATCAAGTTCATGTTTTCAAACCAGCTACTAGCAAGGCAGGAAACTCAGAAGTCTATGTGGTATGTCTCTACTATAAGGGAAGAGAGACAATCTATCCTCTTTTATCTAAGATGGTGCTGAATTTTGGGTCTGAAATGACCAAGAAAGCTCTTTTTCCCCATCACATGATTCCAGAATCTTTTCTTAGAAAACATGAAGAATGTTGCATGTTCTTTCATAAATACCAACTAGAGACTATTTCTGAGAACATTCGTCTGTTTGAGTGTATGGGAAAGGGGGAACAAGCAAAGCTGAATAGCTTAAGGGACTATGCTGTTCAGTATTTCATGCAAAAGTTTCAATTGAAGCCTCTTTCCAGAAATAACTGGCTAGTGAAAAAATCTAATATTGGCTGTAGTACAAATACAAAATGGTTTGGGCAtagaaacagatattttaaaacctACAATGAAAGGAAAATGCTGGAAACCCTTTCCTGGAAAGATAAGGTGGCCAAAGGGTACTTTAACAGTTGGGCTGAAGATCATGCTACATATCATCCTGGGCAAAGTTCTCTTTTGGAAGGGACAGCTTTCAATCTTGAGTGTCACTTATGGCAGGTTTTACAGGGAAAGAAACTGCCAAAGGTAAAGTGTTCTCCTTTCTGTGATGGTGAGATTTTAAAGGCTCTTAATGAAGCAGTTGAAAAGTCATTAGGAGGAGCCTTGAATTTTGATCTTAAGTTTAGGCCAAAACAGCAGCATTGTTGTTCTTGTCATGTTTtttctgaagaattgatattttctgAGTTGTTTAGCCTTACCAAGTGCCTTCAGGATCATCAGGATGAAGAACCCAGCACCCAGATAAAGTGCCTACTAGTGGGTTTCCCAGCTCTCCATAATATCAAGATGCACATACCATTGGAAGTTCGACTCTTGGAATCAGCTGCACTCATGACTTTCAGCTGTTCATTGCTTCATGATGGAGACCCCACTTACCAGCAATTATTTCTGGACTGCGTACTACATTCATTGCAGCAGCTTCATACAGGAGATGTTATGATTTTGCCTATACTTTCTTGTTTTACAAGGTTTatggctggtttgatctttgtACTCCACAGCTGTTTTAGATTGATCACATTTTCTTGTCCCATATCCTCTGAGCCCCTGAAGACTTGTGCAGTCCTGCTTTGTGTTGGTTAtcaggatcttccaaacccagttTTCCAGTATCTGCAAAATGTGAGTGAATTGTTGAGAGATTTGGTTAACACTGAGGCACCCCAACAGGTTTTACAGTTTGTGCCAATGGAGGTGCTCCTTAAGGGCGCACTACTTGATTTTTTGTGGGATTTGAATGCTGCCATTGCTAAAAGGTATTTGCATTTGATTAttcaagaagagagagaagaaatcatcGGCAGCCTTCAGTTATGA